A genomic segment from Spongiibacter sp. IMCC21906 encodes:
- the rnhB gene encoding ribonuclease HII translates to MDDLFSVQDYPLLTAGVDEVGRGPLCGDVVTAAVILDPHKPILGLNDSKTLTAKRREALFIEIQEKALCFSIARASVEEIDQLNILHASLLAMHRAVQGLSPQPEMVLVDGNRLPKWPYRSEAVVKGDSRVQAIAAASILAKVTRDREMQVLDEQYPGYGLAGHKGYPTKIHLAALKQLGVTAIHRRSYGPVKALLEDANDK, encoded by the coding sequence ATGGATGATTTATTTTCCGTTCAGGATTACCCGCTACTGACGGCGGGTGTTGACGAGGTTGGGCGCGGCCCACTGTGTGGTGATGTGGTTACCGCAGCGGTGATTTTGGATCCTCACAAGCCCATTTTGGGCTTAAATGATTCTAAAACCTTAACGGCAAAACGGCGTGAAGCGCTGTTTATCGAAATACAGGAGAAAGCGTTGTGTTTCAGTATTGCTCGGGCCAGTGTAGAAGAAATTGATCAGTTAAATATTTTACACGCCAGTCTTTTGGCGATGCACCGGGCGGTTCAAGGCCTGAGCCCACAACCCGAGATGGTCTTGGTGGATGGCAATCGTTTGCCTAAGTGGCCTTATCGCTCAGAAGCGGTTGTTAAAGGCGATAGTCGAGTGCAGGCTATTGCTGCCGCTTCAATTCTGGCCAAAGTCACCAGGGATCGCGAAATGCAGGTCCTGGATGAGCAATACCCTGGCTATGGTTTGGCTGGCCACAAAGGCTATCCCACCAAAATACATCTTGCGGCGCTAAAACAATTGGGTGTTACAGCCATTCATCGGCGTAGCTACGGCCCCGTCAAAGCTTTATTGGAGGACGCAAATGACAAGTGA
- the lpxB gene encoding lipid-A-disaccharide synthase, with protein MAALRIGIIAGEASGDILGADLVKSIRARIPDAQFEGVGGPLMIEQGFHSLCEMDRLAVMGLVEPLKRLPELLRLRRLVKSHLLNWQPDVVIGIDSPDFNLNIEKFLRQRGIKTIHYVSPSVWAWRQGRIKTIAQAVDHMLTLFPFEEAFYQEHGVPVSCVGHPLADQIPMEDQQVAARAELDLSAAQQVVAILPGSRSGEVAQLMVPFLGAAEWLRRSHPGIEFLIPAANPERKAQILEIVASQSKDLPVRVILGRSRTVMAAADAVLMASGTTSLEALLLQRPMVVAYRFGKWSYKIISRMIKTPHFSLPNLLAQRALVPELRQDEVCPEVIGPLILEQLDNANHREALLVEFRAIHQGLARKASDRAAEVVLRLAGVAEVTDA; from the coding sequence ATGGCTGCACTGCGTATCGGCATTATCGCCGGAGAGGCATCGGGAGATATTCTGGGTGCCGACTTAGTTAAGTCGATCCGCGCCAGAATACCCGATGCTCAGTTTGAAGGGGTGGGTGGTCCACTGATGATCGAGCAGGGGTTTCACAGCCTTTGCGAGATGGACCGTTTGGCGGTAATGGGGCTAGTTGAACCCTTAAAACGGTTGCCTGAATTATTGCGCCTTCGGCGCTTGGTTAAATCACATCTGCTAAATTGGCAGCCCGATGTGGTTATTGGCATAGACTCTCCTGACTTTAATCTTAATATCGAAAAATTCCTTCGCCAGCGGGGCATAAAGACGATTCATTATGTGAGTCCGTCGGTGTGGGCATGGCGTCAAGGTAGAATAAAAACCATCGCTCAAGCGGTGGATCATATGTTGACGCTATTCCCCTTTGAGGAAGCCTTTTATCAAGAGCACGGTGTGCCAGTGAGTTGTGTTGGCCATCCTCTTGCCGACCAGATTCCAATGGAAGATCAGCAGGTCGCCGCCAGAGCTGAACTGGATTTGTCTGCAGCGCAGCAGGTGGTTGCTATTCTTCCCGGCAGTCGCAGTGGTGAAGTGGCACAATTGATGGTGCCGTTTTTAGGCGCTGCTGAATGGTTGCGGCGATCTCACCCCGGCATTGAGTTTTTGATTCCCGCCGCTAACCCTGAGCGAAAAGCTCAAATTTTAGAGATTGTGGCAAGCCAGTCAAAAGATTTGCCTGTCAGAGTGATACTCGGCCGCTCTCGGACGGTGATGGCTGCGGCCGACGCGGTATTAATGGCGTCGGGTACGACTAGCCTGGAAGCACTGCTGCTGCAGCGGCCGATGGTGGTGGCGTATCGCTTTGGTAAGTGGTCTTACAAAATTATTTCCCGAATGATAAAAACGCCACATTTTTCACTGCCAAATTTACTGGCCCAGCGAGCGTTGGTGCCTGAGCTACGACAAGATGAAGTCTGCCCGGAAGTCATTGGCCCTTTGATATTGGAGCAGCTGGATAATGCCAATCATCGAGAGGCATTGCTTGTTGAGTTTAGGGCAATTCACCAAGGCCTTGCCCGCAAGGCCAGTGATAGAGCGGCGGAGGTTGTTTTAAGGTTGGCTGGGGTGGCCGAGGTCACGGATGCCTGA
- the lpxA gene encoding acyl-ACP--UDP-N-acetylglucosamine O-acyltransferase, giving the protein MDPRSIIDPEAIIGANCKIGPWTIVGPQVELGEGCDIRSHVVLKGPSRIGTNNTIYQFSSVGEDTPDLKYNGEPTELIVGDNNIIRECVTIHRGTIQDQGKTIVGSHNLIMAYVHIGHDSIVGDHCILVNNTALAGHVVVGDWAILSGYTLVHQFCQVGAHSFTGYGSGISKDVPAYVTVSGSPAEAKTINAEGLRRRGFSSEAITAIRKAYKIIYRQGLTVAEAVEKLKPLVDEFSEVDLLLKSLTESTRGITR; this is encoded by the coding sequence ATTGACCCCCGGTCGATTATTGACCCGGAAGCAATTATTGGTGCCAATTGCAAAATAGGTCCTTGGACGATTGTTGGTCCTCAGGTTGAGCTTGGTGAGGGCTGCGATATCCGTTCTCACGTTGTGCTTAAAGGCCCTAGCCGGATAGGCACAAACAATACCATTTATCAATTTTCCAGTGTCGGTGAAGATACACCAGACTTAAAATACAACGGCGAGCCCACTGAGCTAATCGTTGGTGATAACAATATCATTCGCGAATGCGTCACGATTCATCGCGGCACGATTCAGGATCAGGGTAAAACCATTGTTGGCAGTCATAATTTGATTATGGCCTATGTGCATATTGGCCATGATTCAATAGTGGGTGACCATTGCATTCTAGTGAATAATACGGCTTTGGCAGGTCATGTCGTGGTGGGGGACTGGGCAATTCTGAGCGGCTATACCTTGGTGCATCAGTTCTGCCAAGTGGGAGCCCATAGCTTTACAGGTTATGGCTCAGGTATTAGTAAAGATGTGCCTGCTTACGTGACGGTGAGCGGCTCCCCAGCCGAAGCGAAAACCATTAATGCTGAAGGTCTTCGGCGTCGAGGTTTCTCGTCGGAAGCTATTACTGCCATTCGCAAGGCCTATAAAATTATTTACCGTCAAGGTCTTACTGTGGCCGAGGCGGTGGAAAAATTGAAGCCTCTTGTGGATGAGTTTTCTGAAGTAGATTTATTGTTAAAATCGCTAACAGAGTCTACCCGCGGTATTACGCGATAG
- the fabZ gene encoding 3-hydroxyacyl-ACP dehydratase FabZ, with the protein MMDVNEVKEYLPQRYPFLLVDKVIELNLGESVVAVKNVTGNEPHFNGHFPSLPIMPGVLIIEAMAQAAGILGFKTLDKKPSDGSIYMFAGVDNARFKRQVVPGDQLILKAQYVSDKRGLWKFECQAYVEDQLACSATILCIDRKR; encoded by the coding sequence GTGATGGATGTCAATGAAGTTAAAGAATATTTGCCCCAGCGTTATCCTTTTTTGCTGGTAGATAAAGTCATCGAATTGAATTTGGGGGAATCTGTTGTCGCGGTAAAAAATGTGACGGGAAACGAACCACATTTTAATGGCCACTTCCCCAGCCTACCGATTATGCCAGGGGTGTTGATTATCGAAGCCATGGCTCAGGCTGCGGGTATTTTGGGCTTTAAAACGCTAGACAAAAAACCTTCTGACGGTTCTATTTATATGTTTGCAGGCGTCGATAATGCGCGCTTCAAACGCCAAGTTGTGCCGGGTGATCAGTTAATATTAAAAGCGCAGTATGTCTCCGATAAGCGGGGCTTATGGAAGTTTGAATGTCAGGCCTATGTAGAAGACCAGCTGGCCTGTTCTGCGACTATTCTTTGTATTGATCGGAAGCGCTAA
- the lpxD gene encoding UDP-3-O-(3-hydroxymyristoyl)glucosamine N-acyltransferase: MPGPTYSVAELAATLDLPFRGQGDELLTGLAPLASAGKGELSFLSSVKFKSSLEQSAASAVIVHPDMADLCPTNVLLSTNPYLSYARVSALFDAWQRPRLGIHPSAVVASDQVHPSASVGANCVIEAGAEIAEGCVIGPGTVIGENVRLGRNCLLHANVTVYHSVSMGDDCVIHSGTVIGADGFGFAPSDEGWIKIHQLGSVKIGKRVEIGANSTIDRGALSDTIIGNGVILDDQTMIAHNVEIGDNTAMAGCCQVAGSTKIGKNCTFAGNVGVIGHVEIADNVQITARSLVSKSIDKPGSYSGGVIAMASNLWRKNFARFSKLDELHRRVVGLEKQLKNKEGKN, translated from the coding sequence ATGCCCGGGCCCACTTATAGCGTGGCAGAACTTGCTGCCACTCTTGATCTTCCTTTTCGTGGGCAAGGCGATGAGCTTCTCACCGGTTTGGCGCCCTTGGCGTCAGCCGGTAAAGGGGAGCTTAGTTTTCTTTCCAGTGTTAAGTTTAAATCCAGTTTAGAGCAGAGTGCTGCCTCTGCAGTGATTGTGCATCCTGATATGGCAGATTTGTGTCCCACAAATGTGCTGCTGTCTACTAATCCTTATCTCAGTTACGCCCGCGTTAGTGCGTTGTTTGATGCTTGGCAGCGACCTCGATTAGGTATTCATCCTAGTGCGGTAGTGGCCTCTGATCAGGTACATCCATCGGCGTCGGTTGGGGCGAACTGTGTGATAGAGGCCGGCGCTGAAATCGCGGAAGGTTGCGTTATTGGTCCGGGCACGGTTATTGGGGAGAATGTACGGTTAGGTCGCAATTGCTTGCTACATGCCAATGTTACTGTGTATCACAGCGTCAGCATGGGCGATGACTGTGTCATCCATTCTGGCACCGTTATTGGTGCTGATGGATTTGGTTTTGCTCCCAGTGATGAAGGCTGGATAAAAATTCACCAGCTTGGCAGCGTTAAAATTGGAAAACGGGTAGAGATAGGGGCGAACTCCACCATTGATAGAGGAGCGCTAAGCGATACCATCATTGGCAATGGCGTGATTCTAGATGATCAGACAATGATTGCTCACAACGTTGAAATTGGTGATAACACTGCAATGGCCGGATGTTGCCAAGTGGCTGGCAGTACCAAGATTGGTAAAAATTGCACTTTTGCAGGGAATGTTGGGGTGATTGGTCACGTAGAAATAGCGGATAATGTACAGATTACTGCTCGCAGCTTGGTCTCCAAATCGATTGATAAACCGGGCTCTTATTCCGGTGGCGTCATTGCTATGGCATCAAATTTGTGGCGGAAAAATTTTGCTCGCTTTAGCAAGCTGGACGAGCTGCATCGCCGGGTCGTGGGTTTAGAAAAGCAATTAAAAAACAAAGAAGGAAAAAATTGA
- a CDS encoding OmpH family outer membrane protein: MKFLRVAVVMLMATFAANVMAEGRIAVLDLEAAVMNTDLAKGRINALRNQSDFQNNVKELEGIKKEFEKLVQQFQKDMDILSNEQKITRKNKIDAKRGDAEHIAKKLEAAQKQEMQSIMQEVGPTLQKILPQIIKDENIGLLLPRQSVMHVESDFDITAKVADKLNQSK; encoded by the coding sequence ATGAAGTTTCTTAGAGTTGCAGTAGTCATGTTGATGGCCACGTTTGCTGCTAATGTGATGGCCGAAGGCCGCATTGCGGTATTGGATTTGGAAGCCGCAGTGATGAATACCGATTTGGCGAAAGGCCGAATTAATGCATTGCGGAACCAGTCAGACTTTCAAAATAATGTGAAAGAACTAGAAGGCATTAAAAAAGAGTTTGAAAAGTTGGTTCAACAGTTTCAAAAAGACATGGATATTTTGAGCAACGAGCAAAAAATTACCCGGAAGAACAAAATTGATGCCAAGCGTGGTGATGCTGAGCATATTGCTAAGAAGCTAGAGGCAGCTCAGAAGCAAGAAATGCAGTCAATCATGCAGGAAGTTGGTCCTACTCTGCAGAAAATTTTGCCGCAGATCATCAAAGACGAAAATATTGGCTTGTTGTTACCACGTCAGTCTGTAATGCATGTCGAGAGCGATTTTGACATCACGGCGAAAGTGGCAGATAAGCTTAATCAGTCCAAATAA